The following are encoded together in the Lactuca sativa cultivar Salinas chromosome 1, Lsat_Salinas_v11, whole genome shotgun sequence genome:
- the LOC111905620 gene encoding uncharacterized protein LOC111905620 produces MANFNMNTMTLYSHLLGSSTKILVLIPEYYDQYTDRMEDYLNGLDEELWKCINGTVRPPLNIQNIGSTGTTATVEEQQTRLEKHEKRCMRELRGALPPAVYNYIRGCKTAKEIWNTLKEKYQGSEKIKINSMKQCLVELKGFRQKEIETIEFYYDRLNELIYRCNRYGITRSLMEYNLTFVMGFRKEWRSLKTHESKVSKIDEESKMSLGEPLALVSKVSEVESAEKENSDEEGLLLNSDDKAITFYSNNQVKKFFKKPFNPKGKKSEHKGSFMKSVEEEKKKFKKSEEKDQKMKEFKGEKKLKGDSGIDYHYCNGSNNFIVGCMLRNKEEKKNKNKDEAYYMEKLEEVREKAKGVSLVARRESEDEESGTYQIWSSSSDDEERRKVAYYIVAYFDVTVVSASNEAKKLNNQLLET; encoded by the exons atggcgaacttcaacatgaacacaatgacttTATATTCTCATCTGCTCGGATCATCAACAAAAATTCTAGTGctgattccagaatactatgatcagtacACTGATcgtatggaagattacttaaatggtcTAGATGAAGAGTTGTGGAAGTGCATCAATGGAACAGTTCGACCTCCATTGAATATTCAAAATATTGGTTCTACTGGAACAACTGCTACTGTTGAAGAACAACAAACAAGACTGGAGAAACATGAAAAGCGATGTATGAGAGAATTGAGGGGTGCTTTGCCACCTGCTGTTTACAACTACATTCGTGGTTGTAAAACTGCTAAGGAGATTTGGAATACTCTCAAAGAAAagtatcaaggaagtgaaaagatTAAGATCAATTCTATGAAGCAGTGTTTGGTTGAACTAAAGGGGTTTAGACAGAAGGAAATTGAAACAATTGAATTCTATTACGATCGACTAAATGAGTTGATCTACAGGTGTAATCGCTACGGAATTACAAGGTCGTTAATGGAATATAATCTTACTTTTGTTATGGGATTTAGGAAGGAGTGGCGAAGT ctaaagacacacgaaaGCAAAGTTTCTAAAATAGATGAAGAATCGAAGATGAGTCTTGGAGAACCATTGGCTTTAGTTTCGAAAGTGTCTGAAGTGGAGTCTGCTGAAAAGGAGAATTCGGATGAAGAAGGTTTACTGTTGAATTCTGATGATAAAGCTATAACTTTTTACTCGAATAACCaagttaagaagtttttcaaaaagccttttaatccaaaagggaaAAAGAGTGAGCATAAAGGAAGTTTTATGAAGtctgttgaagaagagaagaagaagtttAAAAAATCTGAAGAGAAGGATCAAAAGATGAAAGAGTTTAAAGGTGAAAAGAAGTTGAAAGGGGATTCTGGCATCGACTATCATTATTGCAATGGTTCGAATAATTTTATAGTTGGCTGTATGCTTCGtaataaagaagaaaagaagaacaaAAACAAGGACGAAGCATATTATATGGAGAAATTGGAAGAAGTTCGTGAGAAGGCGAAAGGTGTGTCTCTAGTGGCAAGAAGGGAAAGTGAAGATGAGGAAAGTGGCACATATCAGATCTGGTCATCCAGTTCTGATGATGAAGAGAGGAGGAAAGTGGCATATTATATTGTTGCTTACTTTGATGTTActgttgtgtctgctagtaacgAGGCAaagaaacttaataatcaattacTAGAGACATAA
- the LOC128130038 gene encoding aspartic proteinase 36-like has product MSTVYITLRNAFTSTLLGAIVLLHVASGFPATLTLTLERAFPMNHRIELSQLRDRGTIRFGLKGSYDPHVAGLYFTKVKLGSPPKDYYVQIDTRSDVLWVGCKPCIDCPTSSKFNIPITLYDPLSSSTSTPVSCSDQICAQAGQTYNSSSCSHNQCTYTIYYGDGSATLGHYVSDLIHLETFLTDTKSLNVSTSVVFGCSTMETGILATSDGAVDGVLGLGRQSLSIISQLSSQGIAPNSFAHCLADGGGILVIGQPTVPHIIFTPLVKSQGYYSTHLHSISINGKKLSIDPSVFAINNDKAGTIIDSGTTLAYLTEEAYTPFVDAITKSVSLSVQQRTSNGNPCYSITSRFTTIKTFCS; this is encoded by the exons ATGTCAACCGTTTATATTACTCTCAGAAATGCTTTTACTTCAACACTACTAGGCGCCATTGTGTTGCTGCATGTGGCTTCTGGGTTTCCGGCCACTCTCACTCTCACTCTAGAAAGAGCTTTTCCGATGAACCACAGAAttgagttgagtcaactcagagATAGAGGTACTATTAGATTCGGTCTTAAAGGAAGTTATGATCCTCATGTGGCTGG GTTGTATTTCACAAAAGTCAAATTGGGATCTCCTCCAAAAGACTATTATGTACAAATTGACACACGAAGTGATGTCTTATGGGTCGGTTGCAAGCCTTGCATTGATTGCCCTACATCAAGCAAATTTAAT ATTCCTATTACATTATATGACCCTTTAAGCTCGTCAACATCTACTCCTGTCTCATGTTCAGACCAAATATGTGCGCAAGCGGGTCAAACTTATAATTCTAGCTCATGTTCACATAATCAGTGCACTTACACAATTTACTATGGAGACGGTAGTGCAACATTAGGTCATTATGTATCTGACTTAATTCATTTAGAGACATTTCTTACAGATACAAAATCATTAAATGTTTCCACTTCtgtggtatttgg TTGTAGCACAATGGAAACTGGGATCTTAGCTACATCTGATGGAGCAGTTGATGGGGTTTTGGGATTGGGGCGACAAAGTTTATCTATCATATCCCAACTTTCTTCGCAAGGGATTGCTCCAAATTCATTCGCACATTGTCTTGCTGATGGAGGTGGGATTTTGGTTATAGGTCAGCCAACGGTGCCACATATCATTTTTACTCCACTTGTCAAATCACA GGGGTATTATAGTACACATTTGCATAGTATTTCGATAAATGGTAAAAAATTATCCATTGATCCATCAGTATTTGCAATAAATAATGATAAAGCTGGAACAATAATTGACTCGGGAACAACTCTGGCATACCTTACTGAAGAGGCTTACACCCCTTTTGTAGATGCT ATCACAAAGTCGGTTTCGTTGTCTGTACAACAACGTACATCAAACGGAAATCCTTGTTATTCAATTACTTCCAGGTTTACAACCATTAAAACTTTTTGTAGTTAA
- the LOC111905621 gene encoding aspartic proteinase 39 — MHLRPQDYLSLQSSKNGAEVWCMGFQRSPEKGITILGDLVLKNKFIVYDLDAQRIGWVDYDCFSIVEVSSNSSSSSGEVVNPSQISSGRSLWIRSHQQIPVIVIASIAQLTMMFLGFQAIDMSL; from the exons ATGCATTTAAGACCTCAAGACTACCTTTCTCTCCAAAGCTCCAAG AATGGGGCTGAGGTGTGGTGCATGGGCTTTCAGAGGAGTCCCGAGAAAGGAATTACTATTTTAGGAG ACCTTGTTCTTAAAAACAAGTTTATTGTTTACGATTTGGATGCTCAACGGATCGGATGGGTAGACTATGACT GTTTTTCAATTGTAGAAGTCTCCTCCAACTCAAGTAGCAGTAGCGGTGAAGTTGTAAACCCCAGTCAGATTAGTAGTGGTAGATCATTGTGGATTAGAAGTCACCAACAAATTCCAGTCATTGTTATTGCCTCCATAGCACAACTGACGATGATGTTTCTTGGTTTTCAAGCTATTGATATGTCCCTTTAA